From Erwinia sp. HDF1-3R, one genomic window encodes:
- the glgC gene encoding glucose-1-phosphate adenylyltransferase, with the protein MVKLDKNDPLMLARQLPSQTVALILAGGRGTRLKDLTATRAKPAVHFGGKFRIIDFALSNCLNSGIRRIAVITQYQSHTLVQHIQRGWSFLNEEMNEFVDLLPAQQRLSTEHWYRGTADAVTQNLDIIRRYQAQYIVILAGDHIYKMDYSRMLLDHVENGANCTIACLPVPIEEASAFGVMAVSDDNKVVGFLEKPADPPSMPGDKTQALASMGIYAFNAEYLYQLLEEDLALPESNHDFGKDILPRVVATGEALAHSFSDSCVQSDHSSLPYWRDVGTLEAYWKANLDLASVMPELDMYDRDWPIRTHMEPLPPAKFVQDRSGSHGMTMNSLVSGGCIISGSVVVNSVLFSRVRINSFCNIDSSVLSPDVVVGRSCRLRRCVIDRACELPEGTVIGENPDDDARRFYRSEEGIVLVTRTMLAKLGWRN; encoded by the coding sequence ATGGTCAAATTAGATAAGAACGATCCCCTGATGCTGGCAAGACAATTGCCATCTCAAACTGTTGCCCTGATCCTGGCGGGCGGACGAGGCACGCGATTGAAAGACCTGACCGCGACCCGCGCCAAGCCCGCCGTCCACTTCGGCGGAAAATTCCGCATCATCGATTTTGCTCTGTCGAACTGCCTGAACTCCGGGATCCGACGGATCGCGGTGATCACCCAGTATCAGTCCCACACGCTGGTGCAGCATATTCAGCGCGGGTGGTCCTTTTTAAATGAGGAGATGAACGAGTTTGTCGACCTGCTGCCCGCGCAGCAGCGGCTCTCGACCGAGCACTGGTATCGCGGCACCGCCGATGCCGTCACCCAGAATCTCGATATCATTCGCCGCTATCAGGCGCAGTACATCGTGATCCTGGCCGGCGATCATATCTATAAAATGGACTACTCACGGATGCTGCTGGATCACGTGGAGAACGGCGCGAACTGTACCATTGCCTGCCTGCCGGTTCCCATTGAAGAGGCCAGCGCATTCGGGGTGATGGCGGTCAGCGACGATAACAAAGTGGTCGGCTTTCTCGAAAAACCCGCCGATCCACCTTCGATGCCGGGCGATAAAACCCAGGCGCTGGCCAGCATGGGAATTTACGCCTTCAACGCCGAGTATCTCTATCAGCTGCTTGAAGAGGACCTGGCGCTGCCGGAGTCGAATCACGACTTCGGCAAGGACATCCTGCCCAGGGTCGTGGCAACCGGCGAAGCGCTGGCCCACTCCTTTAGCGACTCCTGCGTGCAGAGCGATCATAGCTCACTGCCCTACTGGCGTGACGTGGGTACGCTCGAAGCCTACTGGAAAGCTAACCTCGATCTTGCCTCAGTGATGCCGGAGCTGGATATGTACGATCGCGACTGGCCGATCCGCACCCATATGGAGCCTCTGCCGCCTGCGAAATTTGTCCAGGATCGATCCGGCAGCCATGGCATGACGATGAATTCGCTGGTATCGGGAGGCTGCATTATCTCGGGTTCGGTGGTGGTCAATTCGGTGCTGTTTTCCCGCGTGCGCATCAACTCATTTTGCAATATTGATTCCTCCGTTCTTTCGCCGGACGTGGTGGTTGGACGCTCGTGTCGCCTGCGCCGCTGCGTGATTGATCGTGCCTGCGAACTTCCGGAGGGGACCGTCATTGGTGAGAACCCGGACGACGACGCGCGCCGTTTTTATCGTTCTGAAGAGGGCATTGTTCTGGTGACCCGCACTATGTTGGCGAAGTTAGGCTGGCGGAACTGA